AGTTTGTAACACTATCTGGGATTCTGACTGCTAAGAGGATTCCTGAAACCAGCAAAACTGATGGTTCAAGCACTCAAATTGGCAAAACAAAAGAGGACTTCCTTATCGAATTAGATTTCCCTTCTAACCAGACTACTGAATTCAATGCTTTTGATCTGGATTTGATTTCCAAAGCCTTGAATGGTGCTTCCATAATTGATGTCAAGAGGACTACTGCTACCTCAGATGACCTCCTTGTAATGCATCCTGTCATATTTCTCTTACGGATTACTTCTCattccttctttccttttttttttgtccaAAAGACAAGCTTTGCTGAGTTAAATAAGCATTAAAACTAGTTATTTTGAGAGAGTGCTATTTATCTGGCTTGAATGTGAGCTGCATAAATTGTGACGTTACTATTGTTTCATGAACTCAATATAAACTACCTTTATATGCATTGCTTCTAACATGTAGAGCGCTAATATTTACCTGATAAAAATCTGTATGCTCTGTAGGTTGTGCTGCCATCTGCTAGAGCCGTTACAGAATTACAGCCACAGATTGATGAGATACTACAATGTCCTGTGGGTGGGATCATTGTTACTGGGGTAGCTCCATCGGAGTCTGGATTCGACTTTGTTAGTCGATACTTCGCTCCCAAATTCGGTATCAATGAGGTAAATGAGCTGACAGCAATGTGATAATTAGATCCTTGTTGGTATAGTCAATTGTGATAAATGAAACTGAATCAGCAcaaattttctcatattattcaGGATCCTGTCACGGGGAGTGCACATTGCTGTTTAGCCCCCTATTGGAGCAAGAAGCTAGGCAAGTCCGATTTGATGGCGTATCAGGTACTTCCTCCTCCCTCTCTCTGTCACACACACACAGAGACATGGAATACAGACTTTATAGATTTGCGTATGATTCATACTGTGTCAGGCATCAGCAAGAGGTGGAATATTGAATATTCATTTTGACGAGCAGAAGCAGAGAGTGCTGCTGCGAGGGAAAGCTGTCACTGTGATGGAAGGCTCTCTTCTGGTTTAGAATTTACGAGCGTTTGTAATTATTTCCACTGGGGCTGCTTTCTATGATTGAAGTCATGACTCAtgctcatattaaaataatgggCATTAGCCTCCGCATTGCCTGGATTGTTACTTCCTATTCATACAATAGACGTTCTCACATTGACCCCACCGTCAACAAACCCCAAGCACCACACATCAACGCCCTCCCTCTCAATCCTAACCATTGAATACCATCCAAAAATTTCTCCAGAACACCTCATCGCTCTCCATCACCAGATCAACGGTTGGGACTCCCGGACATGATACATATATGCGGGTTATAatgaattcaatttatttcttttgactaacataattattacttttatttcgGTTCAGTTGAAATTTCCGTGAATTATTATTCATACAACAATCGACAGTACATTCAAGTAAGACAATAATGCACCACTACATCAGCTACTAATCGAATCTATTTGAATCCTAATTACTAAAGTAGAAACCCAATTGTCTCCTGATGTGGTGGTTGCAATATCATGCTTAAGTAGATTGTGGGCTGCCACATCaatcaattgaaatagatgTGATGTATAATACCAATTGATATAACCCCTTGATTGGTTCCAGTTATTGGTAGTAGTGCAGTTGAAGTTGGTAGAGCATGCGATGTGATCCGTGTGAACAGAATTGAGGAGCCAAACCCAAATCTATTTAAGTCCATATCGAACCTGTAGCTGTAGCAGATTATCCTCCATTTGATACCCACCCAATCAGGCATCAACAAAGTGGGCTTAACTGATAGAATAGGACCCATCGTCTCCTAAATGGGTTATGTTCTGCGTTAACTAAACAAAGTCGGAATGGGGCTTCTCAGTTCTTCTGATGAAACCAATCTACGGCTATTATCAATATCGTGATGggatggtttttcttttctttcttttggtgGTTTAAGCATGGCGACAGATTAGAGGCTTCCCAAATCAATTCATTTTGCTAAAGAGAAAACTTGTGGACAATGCCAATTTGGACTTTCTTCCGCATTTTATCCATTAATGGATTgccaataatatttaattcattattatcGACTAaatccatttttttttaataatatccaCAATTTGATTGACATATGATTTGTTTGACTTTGAATATGGCAATTTTCTGGAGCCATCTGCCCTCAAAATCTGTATTAATTCTGTAACAACTCAGTAGCCATGAAATATTATTACGTATAAATATTGTTAACCTCATATATCATTTTGCTGATCCATCTTACTTGATAACCTGAAACTCCTTCTAAAGTACCTTTCAGGGCAACAAAAGAAAGTTATTTATAAGCATACATATTACCCAAAAttcaaaagcaaagaaaatcTCTTGCCtgcattaattaataaagacaTGAACGActttgttgaatatttgataaatGTCAAAAACTCATCTCTAGGTTAGCTTTATgcctttgttttcttctaAGGTTTAACACAAATTGTACActgataactttttattttaataatgaatgtAATATTATAAAGGCAGATCTctcaagaataaaaaaatcaaattagcCTATTGCTTGTAAACTAATCCTTGATGCAAACAGATTAAGATGATATACTTAtggattaattattttgatcatATGGTCAAAATGAAGATCAGAAAATCCACGTTCTAGATTTAAGCGGGTTGCCGCGCTTGAAGTTGCCTCATTTGACAATTGACATTACCACTTTTGTGACAACTTAGTCTACCACCGAAACTTTTAAGACGCCCAACGGCTCATCTCTATCTATCTactctatatatatacacatacatGCATGCCCAATCTTCACCAAGCACATAACAATGGCCGTCTCTGTTCACTTCTTTCTGGCCTCTTCTCTTCTCCTTATATTTGTGTCCCCATCTATTGCTCAACAGTCCTTCCGCCCTAGAGCCTTAGTCGTTCCAGTCTCAAAAGATGCATCCACTCTTCAATATGTTACACAAGTCGAACAAAGAACACCTCTGGTGCCCATCAATCTCGTTGTTCATCTTGGTGGCAAGTTCCTCTGGATTGACTGCGAACAGAATTATGTCTCATCAACTTATAGACCAGCTCGTTGCGGTTCTGCCCTTTGCTCACTAGGCGGTTCAGATGGCTGTGGTGATTGCTTCTCAGGGCCTAGGCCAGGCTGCAATAACAACACTTGTGGCGTTTCACCAGACAACCCTTTCACCAATACCGCAACAGGTGGTGAACTTGCCACAGATGTTGTGTCTGTCAATTCCACTAATGGGTCGAACCCTGGCCGTGCTGTGACTGTGCCAAGATTCTTGTTCGCTTGTGCACCAACGTTTTTACTACAGGGACTTGCTACTGGTGCTGTTGGCATAGCTGGTCTTGGCAGGAACAGGGCTGCATTCCCTTCTCAATTTGCTTCTGCTTTTAGTTTGCATAgaaaatttgctatttgtttaGGATCTGGTAATGGTGTTATATTCTTTGGTGATGGTCCCTATAATTTCTTGCCAAATGTTCAATACACATCTCAATCACTTACCTACACACCTCTCTTTATCAACCCAGTAAGCACAGCTTCAGCTTTTACCCAAGGAGAGCCATCAGTTGAATACTTCATTGGTGTAACTTCTATTAAAATCGATGACAAACCTGTCTCTTTGAACACAACCCTTTTGACCATTGATAGTGAAGGCAATGGTGGAACAAAAATCAGCACTGTGAACCCGTACACTGTCTTGGAATCTTCCATTTTCAATGCTGTGACCGAGGCATTTATTAACGAGGCTGCTGCAAGAAATATTACTAGAGTTGCTTCTGTAGCACCATTTGATGTTTGCTTTAGCAGAAAGAATGTCCCTAGCACACGTTTGGGCTATGGGGTGCCAACTATTTCTTTAGTCCTGCAGAACGAGAATGTGAGTTGGAGTATTTTTGGGGCTAATTCAATAGTGCAGGTTAGTGATGATGTGCTGTGTCTTGGGCTTATTGATGGTGGATCAAACCCAAGAACTTCGATTGTTATCGGAGGATATCAGGTGGAGAATAATTTGTTGCAGTTTGATTTGGCTACTTCAAGGCTTGGATTTAGCTCTTTGCTCTTCGGAAGGATGACTACATGTGCCAACTTCAACTTCACCTCTGTTGCTTAAAGACTACTACAGTTCTTGAATCTTCATCTCATAATTCTGTATGCTATACACTTTTGTGTTATACACAGTTTAAAAGATACTGAATACTGATATAGTGTcacttcttttcctctttgaTGAATAAATAAGTGGCCATGATCACCTCAAGTAATTGACCTGAAATGTAAACAGTTATTTgttctatatatatgagtttCTTACTTTGTAAAGATTGAATAATATCCACGTTATTTAGTTAGAATGATTTTGACAGTTTTACTTTTAGCTAATgctatatattttaacaattttaataaaataaataattaaacgaGTTTCAATTTAAAGAGCAGACactttattttgaaagaagtATTTCacgaatatttaaaaaaaaaataatcgtAAAATATAATCTCTTGCAAAGTAAAACCCTATTCAATAGAATAATATTACTCCATGAATAAGATATATGGTTTAGTAGCTATTAATTAATGGATTAATAGAAATGGATATcttaactatatatattttatagatataccctCGAACaattaagattaataacaTTACGTCAAGTTTATAAGCTGTAACTTGTTAAGAGGAGGCACCAAAattgaattgtatatttaattagtacaacaaaaatagtgattATCATAGTTTTGGTGATTGACAACAACATTTCTATACCAATGACCACAAAATGAAGACTAAAAGAAACTGGGTTCAGCTGGGCCAACTCTTGAAAGTTGAGATGGATCACAAGGGTCGGCTAGATTGGGCCTAGTGATAAGGTGGTTGAAAGGACCAGCTATCTCTTGCCGCCACTATACTTGTAAAACAATATCAATAGTTTGAACTTGATTTAAATTtggtttatattttaagtCGTTCAAACTCGTTCAGAGAATATAACGATCCGAGCTTGAGAAGATAAAAGCTCGGCTCGACACGGTCGaattcattatatataattaaattatctataataataataataataaaatatatttttaaatttaattcttttatatgataatagaaataaaattaaacaaatttcttataaatcaaaaaaatgattttgtactcaattatgaaatatcttttataaatttactttcACGTATAAACCATAATCTTCTTTTATAagctaaaatttgaaaaaaataaatgctatgcaataatctttttttacaagttaatttttttttattttcaataaaataaaatactcttATTTagtatctatttattttatttcttcaagcttattattctttatgattttcctgttaattagttttattattactgaaatttttattttattttatttttatttatataataaaaataaataaaatattaaaaaatattattattataaacagTTTAAACTTGACTCGAACTCGACACATTTTTCAACTCGTTCAAGcttattcaaaatattttgaacTCAAACCAATCTTGATCACTAATATAGTTTTAATGGGCAAAGCTTGAACAACTACTTATTCAGATCAACTCGTTTTCACCCTTAATAGTAGCAGATGAAGTTCAGTAGTGAAGAAGGACTTTTTATTTGTGTTTGAGATAGACCTGCTGCTGCATTTAGCACAAGTAACTTAACATGTTCTTTGTGTGTCATGTTCAGATTGAGCAAAATCTAGTTTACATCACAAAACtctattatttgtttttgtgcCCCCTTCTGAAAAACAAGGAGAGtaacaaagaaagaatgaCAAAAGGAACAAATGAATAATAGCTAATTATACATGGTGATCCTTAAGCTGATTATACTCAACTAgctaaatatgtataattctTTGTAACCAATCAGATACTATGGCCCAACAACACATCCTTTAACCTGCATTATAATAGGAAAGAGAACTAGACAGTGAGCACCCAGCATGCATGATCagtattaacaaataatgCTGTCAGCAATCAATTGCTTGTGCATAATCTGTGCTTTGATGGGCCCTCATCATTCCTGCTTCTATCAATCATGTAACTTCATGTCAATCAACCATCACTTGCGCCGTGCAGAAACTGTGTTTTGATGAGCCCTGATATCATTCTTAATTCTATCAGCATACATCGGCAGGTTAATGATCTCATCGATCTCCTTGAATAAGACCTCCTCGGTAATGTTATCT
The Ricinus communis isolate WT05 ecotype wild-type chromosome 1, ASM1957865v1, whole genome shotgun sequence DNA segment above includes these coding regions:
- the LOC8272066 gene encoding uncharacterized isomerase BH0283 isoform X1 yields the protein MGEQLVKYFVVDAFTDSAFKGNPAAVCLLEEERDDKWLQSVAAEFNLSETCYLTRITDSDTNSSNPRFHLRWFTPVSEVELCGHATLAASHALFSNGLLNSDIIEFVTLSGILTAKRIPETSKTDGSSTQIGKTKEDFLIELDFPSNQTTEFNAFDLDLISKALNGASIIDVKRTTATSDDLLVVLPSARAVTELQPQIDEILQCPVGGIIVTGVAPSESGFDFVSRYFAPKFGINEDPVTGSAHCCLAPYWSKKLGKSDLMAYQASARGGILNIHFDEQKQRVLLRGKAVTVMEGSLLV
- the LOC8272066 gene encoding uncharacterized isomerase BH0283 isoform X2; protein product: MAASFLLLHVDAFTDSAFKGNPAAVCLLEEERDDKWLQSVAAEFNLSETCYLTRITDSDTNSSNPRFHLRWFTPVSEVELCGHATLAASHALFSNGLLNSDIIEFVTLSGILTAKRIPETSKTDGSSTQIGKTKEDFLIELDFPSNQTTEFNAFDLDLISKALNGASIIDVKRTTATSDDLLVVLPSARAVTELQPQIDEILQCPVGGIIVTGVAPSESGFDFVSRYFAPKFGINEDPVTGSAHCCLAPYWSKKLGKSDLMAYQASARGGILNIHFDEQKQRVLLRGKAVTVMEGSLLV
- the LOC8272065 gene encoding probable aspartic proteinase GIP2; the protein is MAVSVHFFLASSLLLIFVSPSIAQQSFRPRALVVPVSKDASTLQYVTQVEQRTPLVPINLVVHLGGKFLWIDCEQNYVSSTYRPARCGSALCSLGGSDGCGDCFSGPRPGCNNNTCGVSPDNPFTNTATGGELATDVVSVNSTNGSNPGRAVTVPRFLFACAPTFLLQGLATGAVGIAGLGRNRAAFPSQFASAFSLHRKFAICLGSGNGVIFFGDGPYNFLPNVQYTSQSLTYTPLFINPVSTASAFTQGEPSVEYFIGVTSIKIDDKPVSLNTTLLTIDSEGNGGTKISTVNPYTVLESSIFNAVTEAFINEAAARNITRVASVAPFDVCFSRKNVPSTRLGYGVPTISLVLQNENVSWSIFGANSIVQVSDDVLCLGLIDGGSNPRTSIVIGGYQVENNLLQFDLATSRLGFSSLLFGRMTTCANFNFTSVA